One region of Gilliamella sp. ESL0405 genomic DNA includes:
- the gndA gene encoding NADP-dependent phosphogluconate dehydrogenase, producing MSKQQIGVIGMAVMGRNLALNIESRGFSVSIYNRSKDKTEQVMAEHSDKHLVPYFTIEDFVNSLEKPRRILIMVQAGKGTDAVINELRPLLDKGDIIIDGGNAYFEDTIRRNKMLSDEGFNFIGAGVSGGEEGALKGPSIMPGGQKEAYELVAPILEKIAAKVNGEPCVTYIGPDGAGHYVKMAHNGIEYGDMQLIAESYWVLKHVVGLTNDELADVFADWNKGELDSYLTEITADIFRFKDENGDYLIDKILDAAGNKGTGKWTSQSALDLGEPLSLITESVFARYISAIKQQRVAASNILKGPKQVAFTGDKQALIEKVRKALYMGKIISYAQGFSQLKAASQHYNWQLNYGEIAKIFRAGCIIRAQFLQKITDAYTADNHIDNLLLAPYFCQTVEAYQQSLRDVVSLAVQQGIPVPTLSSAIAYYDSYRSAVLPANLIQAQRDYFGAHTYKRIDKEGVFHTDWLNIES from the coding sequence ATGTCTAAACAACAAATCGGTGTTATTGGAATGGCCGTTATGGGGCGAAATCTAGCGCTGAATATTGAAAGTCGCGGATTTTCTGTCTCGATTTATAATCGTTCTAAAGATAAAACAGAACAAGTCATGGCTGAACATTCTGATAAGCACTTGGTTCCTTATTTTACCATTGAAGATTTTGTGAACTCTTTAGAAAAGCCTCGCCGAATCTTAATTATGGTACAAGCTGGTAAAGGTACTGATGCTGTTATCAATGAATTAAGACCACTATTAGATAAAGGTGATATTATTATCGATGGCGGTAATGCCTATTTTGAAGATACCATTCGCCGTAATAAGATGCTTTCTGATGAAGGGTTTAACTTTATTGGTGCAGGTGTCTCTGGTGGTGAAGAAGGTGCATTAAAAGGACCATCTATCATGCCTGGCGGTCAAAAAGAGGCATACGAATTAGTTGCCCCAATTTTAGAGAAAATTGCCGCGAAGGTAAATGGTGAGCCATGTGTAACTTATATTGGTCCCGATGGTGCCGGTCATTATGTCAAAATGGCACATAATGGTATTGAATATGGTGATATGCAGCTGATTGCTGAAAGCTATTGGGTATTAAAACATGTCGTCGGTTTGACTAATGATGAACTTGCTGATGTCTTTGCGGATTGGAATAAAGGCGAATTAGATAGCTATCTGACAGAAATTACCGCTGATATCTTCAGATTTAAAGATGAAAATGGTGATTATTTAATTGATAAAATCTTAGATGCCGCCGGGAATAAAGGTACCGGTAAATGGACAAGCCAAAGCGCTTTAGATCTTGGTGAACCTTTATCATTGATAACTGAGTCGGTTTTTGCACGTTATATTTCAGCCATTAAACAGCAACGTGTTGCGGCATCGAATATTTTGAAAGGTCCAAAACAGGTTGCTTTTACGGGTGATAAACAAGCGTTAATAGAGAAAGTGCGTAAAGCGCTATATATGGGTAAAATCATCTCTTATGCGCAAGGCTTTTCACAGTTAAAAGCGGCTTCACAGCACTATAATTGGCAACTTAATTATGGCGAGATAGCTAAAATTTTTAGAGCCGGATGTATTATACGTGCTCAGTTTTTACAAAAAATTACCGATGCATATACGGCTGATAATCACATCGATAATTTACTGCTTGCCCCTTATTTTTGCCAAACAGTTGAAGCTTATCAACAATCATTACGGGATGTTGTGTCTTTAGCTGTTCAACAAGGGATCCCGGTGCCAACATTATCTTCAGCTATAGCTTATTACGATAGCTATCGTTCAGCTGTGCTACCCGCTAATTTGATTCAAGCTCAGCGGGATTATTTTGGTGCACATACTTATAAACGAATCGACAAAGAAGGTGTTTTCCATACTGATTGGTTAAACATTGAGTCATAA
- the nrdD gene encoding anaerobic ribonucleoside-triphosphate reductase yields MPVVIKRDGCQTAFNETRIKDAIVRAAVAANVQDPDYCAAVARVVTNQMAERDSVDINEIQNAVENQLMSGPYKKLARTYIEYRHDRDRAREERSRLNQDIRGLIEQSNVAILNENANKDSKVIPTQRDLLAGIVARHYAKQYLLPKDISHAHDCGEIHYHDLDYAPFFPMFNCMLIDLDGMLTNGFKMGNAEIEPPKSIATATAVTAQIIAQVASHIYGGTTINRIDEILAKFVTISYQKHKKIAEQWDIPNPEAYAESRTEKECYDAFQSLEYEVNTLHTANGQTPFVTFGFGLGTSWESRLIQESILKVRIQGLGKNHKTAVFPKLVFAIKDGINHKQGDVNYDIKQLALECASKRMYPDILNYDKVVEVTGSFKTPMGCRSFLGVYEQDGEQIHDGRNNLGVISLNLPRIAIEAKGDETRFWEILDKRLALCKKALMTRIARLDGVKARVAPILYMEGACGVRLKEDDSVSEIFKNGRASISLGYIGLHETLNALYGNQTHPFDNDTLRAKGVAIVEHLRKAVEQWKAETGYGFSLYSTPSENLCDRFCRLDTAEFGVIPGVTDKGYYTNSFHLDVEKKVNPYEKIEFEKPYPPVASGGFICYGEYPNMINNVKALEDVWDYSYTRVPYYGTNTPIDECYECGFTGEFSCTSKGFVCPSCGNHDSSKVSVTRRVCGYLGSPDARPFNAGKQEEVKRRVKHLNNGQIG; encoded by the coding sequence ATGCCTGTTGTAATCAAACGAGATGGCTGTCAAACTGCGTTTAATGAGACTCGAATTAAAGATGCTATTGTCAGAGCTGCTGTTGCAGCTAACGTTCAAGATCCTGATTATTGTGCAGCTGTCGCTCGAGTTGTTACCAATCAAATGGCAGAACGAGACAGTGTCGATATTAATGAAATTCAAAATGCTGTTGAAAATCAGTTGATGTCAGGTCCTTATAAAAAACTAGCCAGAACTTATATTGAATATCGTCATGATCGTGATCGTGCTCGTGAAGAGCGCAGTCGTTTAAATCAAGATATTCGAGGGTTGATTGAACAAAGTAACGTCGCTATTTTAAATGAAAACGCTAATAAAGACAGCAAAGTAATCCCAACTCAGCGTGATTTACTCGCTGGAATTGTTGCAAGGCACTATGCTAAACAATATTTATTACCGAAAGATATTTCTCATGCTCATGATTGCGGTGAAATTCACTATCATGATTTAGATTATGCGCCTTTTTTCCCCATGTTTAACTGTATGTTAATCGATTTAGATGGCATGTTAACAAATGGTTTTAAAATGGGGAATGCCGAAATCGAACCACCAAAATCGATTGCGACAGCCACAGCAGTAACCGCACAAATTATTGCGCAAGTTGCAAGCCATATTTATGGTGGCACAACCATTAATCGTATTGATGAGATTTTGGCAAAATTTGTCACAATCAGTTATCAAAAACATAAAAAAATTGCTGAACAATGGGATATTCCAAATCCGGAAGCTTATGCTGAAAGTCGTACCGAAAAAGAGTGTTATGATGCTTTCCAATCTTTAGAGTATGAAGTCAACACGTTACATACTGCTAATGGTCAAACGCCATTTGTGACGTTTGGTTTTGGTTTGGGAACAAGCTGGGAATCACGCTTGATTCAAGAATCTATTTTAAAAGTCCGTATTCAAGGTTTAGGTAAAAATCATAAAACTGCCGTATTCCCAAAATTGGTTTTTGCGATTAAAGATGGCATAAATCATAAACAAGGTGATGTAAATTATGACATCAAACAACTTGCCTTAGAGTGTGCAAGTAAGCGTATGTATCCGGATATTTTGAATTACGATAAAGTTGTCGAAGTCACCGGTTCATTTAAAACGCCAATGGGATGCCGAAGCTTTTTAGGTGTCTATGAGCAAGACGGCGAGCAAATTCATGATGGGCGAAATAATTTGGGCGTAATTAGCTTAAATTTACCACGTATCGCTATTGAAGCTAAAGGTGATGAAACGCGTTTTTGGGAAATATTAGATAAACGTCTTGCACTTTGCAAAAAAGCACTTATGACGCGTATCGCTCGTCTTGATGGTGTTAAAGCCCGTGTTGCACCTATTTTATATATGGAAGGGGCATGTGGCGTAAGGCTAAAAGAGGATGACAGCGTTTCTGAAATCTTCAAAAATGGTCGTGCATCAATTTCATTAGGATATATCGGGCTTCATGAAACCTTAAATGCACTTTATGGCAACCAAACACATCCGTTTGATAATGACACATTACGAGCTAAAGGTGTGGCAATTGTTGAACATCTGCGTAAAGCTGTTGAACAATGGAAAGCCGAAACCGGATATGGTTTTAGTTTATATAGTACACCGAGTGAAAATCTATGCGATCGCTTCTGTCGGTTAGATACGGCTGAATTTGGTGTCATACCGGGCGTGACGGATAAAGGTTACTATACAAATAGTTTTCATCTTGATGTTGAGAAAAAGGTTAATCCATACGAGAAGATCGAGTTTGAAAAACCTTATCCACCCGTTGCCAGCGGTGGCTTTATTTGCTACGGCGAATACCCAAATATGATCAATAATGTCAAAGCATTAGAAGATGTATGGGATTATAGTTATACTCGTGTTCCATATTATGGTACTAATACTCCGATTGATGAGTGTTATGAATGCGGTTTTACGGGTGAATTTTCATGTACCAGCAAAGGATTTGTTTGTCCTAGTTGTGGCAATCATGATTCATCAAAGGTCTCTGTGACTCGTCGTGTTTGTGGTTATTTAGGTAGTCCTGATGCTCGTCCGTTTAATGCTGGCAAGCAAGAAGAAGTGAAACGACGAGTAAAACACTTAAATAATGGTCAAATTGGCTAA
- the nrdG gene encoding anaerobic ribonucleoside-triphosphate reductase-activating protein — MNYHRYYPVDVVNGEGTRCVLFVAGCVHQCPGCYNKSTWGLNSGSPFTQSLEDQIIKDLQDTEIKRQGLSLSGGDPLHPQNVPAILKLVKRVKSECENKDIWLWTGYKLDELTAEQQAVIPYIDVLIDGKFVQELAEPRLLWRGSSNQVIYRFKDPS; from the coding sequence ATGAATTATCATCGTTACTATCCAGTCGATGTGGTTAATGGCGAAGGGACTCGCTGTGTACTTTTTGTAGCAGGCTGTGTACATCAGTGTCCCGGCTGCTATAACAAAAGTACTTGGGGATTAAACTCTGGTTCGCCATTTACACAATCACTTGAAGATCAAATTATTAAAGATTTACAAGACACCGAAATTAAACGTCAAGGGTTATCCCTCTCCGGCGGTGATCCGTTGCATCCGCAAAATGTCCCGGCAATATTAAAATTGGTTAAACGGGTGAAATCTGAGTGTGAGAATAAAGATATCTGGTTATGGACAGGGTATAAACTTGACGAATTAACCGCTGAACAACAAGCGGTTATTCCTTATATTGATGTACTTATCGATGGCAAGTTTGTGCAAGAACTTGCCGAACCAAGGCTATTATGGCGAGGAAGTAGCAATCAAGTCATCTACCGTTTTAAAGATCCATCCTAA
- the can gene encoding carbonate dehydratase: MFDVNDLIRFNHEWSEKIELEDPDFFKQLAIAQNPKFLWIGCSDSRVPAEKLIKLKPGELFVHRNVGNLVIHTDLNCLSVVQYAVDVLEIEDIIVCGHLGCGGIRAAVENPDLGLINNWLLHIRDLWFRYSSLIGEFPANIRMDILCELNVIEQVYNLGHSTIIQSAWQRGKKINLHGWVYGIDNGKITDLHISSSSSENLEINYREAISYLLNLHKSQQ, translated from the coding sequence ATGTTTGATGTAAACGATCTGATTCGTTTTAATCACGAATGGTCAGAAAAAATAGAATTAGAAGATCCGGATTTTTTTAAACAGCTTGCAATTGCTCAAAATCCTAAGTTTTTATGGATTGGTTGTTCTGATAGCCGAGTCCCTGCTGAAAAGCTGATCAAATTAAAGCCCGGCGAATTATTCGTTCATCGTAATGTCGGTAATTTAGTCATTCACACCGATTTAAATTGTTTATCAGTCGTACAATATGCGGTTGATGTGCTTGAAATAGAAGATATTATTGTATGTGGTCATTTAGGCTGTGGTGGTATTCGTGCGGCGGTTGAAAATCCGGACTTAGGCTTGATCAATAATTGGTTATTGCATATTCGTGATTTATGGTTTCGTTACAGTTCGTTAATTGGTGAATTTCCGGCTAATATCCGTATGGATATTTTGTGTGAACTAAATGTTATTGAACAAGTCTATAACCTTGGCCATTCAACCATTATCCAATCGGCTTGGCAACGAGGAAAGAAAATCAACTTACATGGCTGGGTTTATGGTATTGATAATGGCAAGATCACCGATTTACACATCAGCTCATCCAGCAGTGAAAATTTAGAAATCAATTATCGTGAAGCGATTTCTTACCTGTTAAATCTACACAAATCACAACAATAA
- a CDS encoding FAD-binding protein translates to MDYDIAIIGLGPAGSTLARLLSSSFKVIALDKKHQTGDEGFHKPCGGLLADDAQKAFVRQNLNLPKSILTDPQIFSVKTFDLQSKLVRNYQRSYVSFDRHKFDLWLKSLIPENVTVLHNTLCKEVRRVIDGYQVTYQDENKVEHNITAQYVVGADGANSVVRRMRYPNHSIRQYVAIQQWFAEKNPHPFYSCIFDNATTNCYAWSISKDGYFIFGGAFAKKEANEHFELLKEKLTQQGFVFGEPLKTEKCLVVYPNRFRDFYTGNENIFLIGEAAGFISASSLEGISYALDSAEILSKIFNDRHPKPNKRYYQKTMPLRIKLYSKIIKAKFLTTPLWRKLIMASKIQHINTIK, encoded by the coding sequence ATGGATTACGATATTGCAATTATTGGTCTTGGACCAGCCGGCAGTACACTAGCGCGTCTACTTAGCTCATCTTTCAAAGTTATTGCATTAGATAAAAAACATCAAACTGGTGATGAAGGGTTTCATAAGCCATGCGGTGGATTATTAGCCGATGATGCACAAAAAGCTTTTGTCAGACAAAATTTAAATTTACCAAAAAGTATTTTGACCGATCCTCAAATCTTCAGTGTCAAAACATTTGATTTACAATCAAAACTTGTGCGTAATTATCAACGCAGTTATGTCAGCTTTGATAGGCACAAATTTGATCTTTGGTTGAAATCTCTCATCCCGGAAAATGTCACGGTTCTACATAATACGTTATGTAAAGAAGTGAGAAGAGTCATTGATGGCTATCAAGTTACTTATCAAGACGAAAATAAAGTAGAACATAACATCACCGCACAATATGTTGTCGGGGCTGATGGTGCTAATTCAGTTGTCCGAAGAATGCGTTATCCAAATCATTCGATAAGGCAATATGTTGCCATTCAACAATGGTTTGCTGAAAAAAATCCGCATCCTTTTTATTCATGTATTTTTGATAATGCGACAACTAATTGCTATGCCTGGAGCATTTCTAAAGACGGATACTTTATTTTTGGTGGTGCCTTTGCCAAAAAAGAAGCCAATGAACATTTTGAGTTATTAAAAGAGAAATTAACTCAGCAAGGATTTGTTTTTGGTGAGCCATTAAAAACCGAAAAATGTTTAGTCGTTTACCCAAATCGATTCCGTGATTTTTATACCGGTAATGAAAACATATTTCTAATCGGCGAAGCCGCAGGATTTATCAGTGCCAGTTCGTTAGAAGGAATTAGCTACGCGCTTGATAGCGCTGAAATTTTAAGCAAAATATTCAATGATCGGCACCCCAAACCGAATAAACGTTATTATCAAAAAACCATGCCACTACGCATCAAACTGTATAGCAAAATCATTAAGGCCAAATTTTTAACCACACCATTATGGCGTAAATTAATCATGGCAAGCAAAATCCAACACATAAATACAATAAAGTAA
- a CDS encoding GTP-binding protein, which translates to MTDQLPSSLLPATLLTGFLGSGKTTLINYLLKHHHDEKIIIIENEFGPVNLDSELLNTSTDIQIVEMTNGCICCTVQGELTEALHQLHAQRASGELQFDRLIIETTGLADPAPIIQTFFIDDLIRQAIELDAIITLVDAQHITQQLDEHRVAQSQIGFADRIIITKTDCIDDERKSQVLNRINKINNKAQIFQAIKGEIPKSQWLDIHAFDLNDELNINQGFFVINPSKNQEVNFKSIPYAKPSNAWNDNICSYLFEAGELDLKKIGSFMESLVEQYGNDMLRYKGVLAIKDNEQRLIVQGVHKVVGFDYGSPWQDPAQKVSRLVVISRKLPFETLNEAFLKTVAN; encoded by the coding sequence ATGACAGACCAGCTCCCTTCTTCTTTACTGCCCGCCACTTTACTAACTGGTTTTCTCGGTTCCGGTAAAACAACGCTGATCAATTATCTGTTAAAACATCATCATGATGAGAAAATAATCATCATTGAAAACGAATTTGGTCCGGTCAACCTTGATAGTGAATTATTAAATACCAGCACAGATATTCAAATTGTCGAAATGACAAATGGTTGTATTTGTTGTACCGTGCAGGGTGAACTTACCGAAGCACTACATCAATTACATGCTCAACGAGCCAGCGGAGAGCTGCAATTTGATCGGCTTATTATTGAAACTACAGGCCTTGCCGATCCCGCACCGATTATTCAAACGTTTTTTATTGATGATTTAATCCGTCAAGCCATTGAACTTGATGCAATTATTACTCTCGTTGATGCCCAACATATTACTCAACAGTTAGATGAGCACCGTGTTGCGCAATCACAAATTGGGTTTGCCGATCGCATAATTATCACAAAAACAGATTGCATTGATGATGAGCGAAAATCTCAAGTATTAAATAGAATCAATAAAATTAATAATAAAGCACAAATTTTTCAAGCCATTAAGGGGGAAATCCCGAAATCACAATGGCTAGACATTCATGCCTTTGATTTGAACGATGAGCTTAATATTAATCAAGGCTTTTTTGTCATCAACCCTTCAAAAAATCAAGAAGTTAATTTCAAATCTATCCCCTATGCCAAACCGTCTAACGCTTGGAATGATAATATCTGTTCTTATCTGTTTGAAGCCGGAGAACTTGATCTTAAAAAGATTGGCAGTTTTATGGAAAGTTTAGTCGAGCAGTACGGAAATGACATGTTACGTTACAAAGGGGTATTGGCAATTAAAGATAATGAACAACGTTTGATTGTTCAAGGTGTACATAAAGTGGTTGGATTTGACTATGGCTCACCATGGCAAGATCCAGCGCAAAAAGTGTCTCGCTTAGTGGTGATTAGTCGTAAATTACCATTTGAAACCTTAAATGAAGCATTTTTAAAAACGGTTGCCAATTAA
- a CDS encoding YbdD/YjiX family protein, whose translation MFDSIAKAGKYLGQAAKLMVGIPDYDTYVQHMKLTHPDQTPMTYEEFFKERQDARYGGKGGFKCC comes from the coding sequence ATGTTTGATTCAATTGCCAAAGCAGGAAAATACCTCGGTCAAGCAGCTAAACTCATGGTGGGCATTCCCGATTATGATACCTATGTGCAACATATGAAGTTGACGCATCCCGATCAGACCCCAATGACTTATGAAGAGTTTTTCAAAGAGCGGCAAGATGCACGTTACGGCGGTAAAGGTGGTTTTAAATGCTGTTAA